The following coding sequences lie in one Lysobacter capsici genomic window:
- a CDS encoding YadA-like family protein — translation MNKIYSVVWSRSLDRLVVASELAAGGGKASRGRRKAARSAASLSAAVMTALLAMGATGWSPSAQAQAVDCSVAPFNAYNGTASCMGLSSRASGIGATALGSLATSDVLGGLAVGYAAHSAAQNSISLGFQAYSAGTNAIYLGARSAGATGALGAGAIGIGTDVTAATDNSLAIGTQTRAMGGLSIAIGTSAVTADSFGVAIGTSANAGANSSTAVGYASVAAGVNASAFGRSANATGLRSVAVGFQANAAVLDAIAQGTSAAAGGQNAIAIGFQSIATPLNSIYLGSRTAAGTGATGIGSIAIGTDVTATQQYAIAMGRLSRATATDAVAVGPSAVSSAQSAIAIGRNSTSGAVNAIALGADTSATGVNALAISALAQATGQNALAIGTGANATANNAIAMGNVTIADAADAVAIGNGSRATGGRAVAIGAGNFASGNGAVAIGDPNTASGNGAVAQGLDNTATGNGSIGIGNTNMVGGGGQAVGVAGTAAQGAVGIGFQNTVVGQGSVAIGSTSRALAAGAVAFGDTAVANNARDVALGSGSTTAAAVATPGIVIGGTTYNFAGIAPTSTVSVGALGNERTITNVAAGRISDTSTDAINGSQLYATNRAIDAIAASTPLHYYSVNDGGTHGANYLNDGATGANSMAAGIAATASGDQAVAQGYQANASGGDAVALGTGTAASAVSSVAIGVNASASGVSGSTAVGAFANASATNSLALGEFASASGEGASAIGPGASATAARATAIGASTRALAASTVALGDTNTVTAAAGPGSVAIGRNSQVLGGTGAVAIGESQSVNGDGAVAIGDPNTVSGTGAVGVGANNTATGNGAVALGNTNLANGLGAVALGNTANATGASALAFGTSAAAGADNAIALGANSAAAQAGAVALGSGSVTAAAVATPGTTINGTTYNFAGVAPTSTVSVGAVGAERTITNVAAGRISDASTDAINGSQLYATNQAIEQVATTANAGWNVSAQGGNASNVAPGEAVDLNNTDGNIVVSKTAASDNVSFDLADDITVNSVTAGNTVLNNNGLTITGGPSVTTSGINAGGLVISNVAPGVAGTDAVNVSQLTDATDAVRTHYYSVNDNGVAGGNYNNDGASGVNALAAGVGATAATDGATAVGFGATAATQVGDVALGSGSVTGTVVATTGDTIAGTAYNYAGIAPTSTVSVGAVGAERTITNVAAGRVSGGSTDAINGSQLYATNQAVEQVATTANAGWNVSAQGANASNVAPGEAVDLNNTDGNIVVSKTAASDNVSFDLADDITVNSVTAGSTVLNHNGLTITGGPSITTTGINAGGLVINNVAPGVAGTDAVNVSQLTDATDAVRTHYYSVNDNGVAGGNYNNDGASGVNALAAGVGASATVAGGTAVGNGAVAGAQAGDVALGSGSVTGTVVATSSDTIDAVTYNYAGTTPTSTVSVGAIGAERTITNVAAGRVSGGSTDAINGSQLFSTNQAVSALGVNLDQLGNSTAASLGGTSVYDPTTHTLTAGLAVGGNSYTNVQDALTQVNNNATAGWNITAGANSGNIAPNETLTVAAGSNATVAYDDASGTLTVGVVPDPSFNSVVVGNTTITTNGLTIAGGPSITNVGINAGGTTITNVAAGVNGSDAVNLDQLNQAVSSGTAHYYSVNDGGVQGGNYANNGATATGAIASGVNASATAADAVAIGTGATAGDANSVALGAGSTTGAAVGTASATIAGTTYNFAGAAPVGTVSVGGVGAERTITNVAAGRLSDTSTDAVNGSQLHATNQAVNALDGRVTNVEGDIANLSGTVNSFDGRITQVEGNVANLTTTVNSFDGRISSVQNGSDGMFQVSQEGNLVKPQPTGTNSSAGGNGATASGNNALAVGNQSTASGNASTALGTGATASHANSVALGSGSATTVGAQSNYNAAYVGNSTSTGEVNVGGRTLTGVSPGIAGTDAVNVSQLNAGVNHAIDQSKAYTDARFEKFDNDVWTLRRDFRAGTSSAMAMAGLPQAYLPGKSMLALAAGGYQGEYGMAVGLSGITENGRWVYKAQASGNTARDWGFSVGAGIQW, via the coding sequence ATGAACAAAATCTATAGCGTTGTATGGAGCCGCTCGCTCGACCGGTTGGTGGTCGCGTCGGAATTGGCCGCGGGCGGCGGCAAGGCATCGCGCGGGCGGCGCAAGGCCGCGCGATCGGCGGCGAGCCTGAGCGCGGCCGTCATGACCGCGCTGCTGGCGATGGGCGCGACCGGATGGTCCCCGTCGGCGCAGGCGCAGGCGGTGGATTGCAGCGTGGCGCCGTTCAACGCTTACAACGGTACCGCCTCGTGCATGGGCCTGAGTTCCAGGGCGTCGGGGATCGGCGCGACCGCGCTGGGTTCGCTGGCGACCTCCGACGTGCTCGGCGGGCTCGCGGTGGGCTATGCCGCTCACAGCGCCGCGCAGAATTCCATCTCGCTCGGATTCCAGGCCTATTCCGCCGGCACCAATGCCATCTATCTGGGCGCGCGCAGCGCCGGCGCGACGGGCGCGTTGGGCGCGGGCGCCATCGGAATCGGCACCGACGTGACCGCCGCGACCGACAACTCCCTCGCCATCGGCACCCAGACCCGGGCGATGGGTGGCCTGTCCATCGCGATCGGCACCAGTGCGGTGACGGCCGACAGCTTCGGCGTCGCGATCGGCACCAGCGCGAATGCCGGCGCCAACAGCAGCACCGCGGTCGGATACGCGTCGGTCGCCGCCGGGGTCAACGCGTCCGCGTTCGGCCGCAGCGCCAACGCGACCGGCTTGCGCAGCGTGGCGGTAGGCTTCCAGGCCAACGCGGCGGTGCTCGATGCGATCGCGCAAGGCACCAGCGCCGCCGCGGGCGGCCAGAACGCCATCGCCATCGGCTTCCAGTCGATCGCGACGCCGTTGAATTCGATCTATCTCGGCTCGCGCACGGCCGCCGGAACCGGCGCCACCGGGATCGGTTCGATCGCCATCGGCACGGACGTCACCGCGACCCAGCAATACGCGATCGCGATGGGACGCCTGAGCCGGGCGACGGCAACCGATGCCGTCGCCGTGGGGCCGAGCGCGGTGTCGAGCGCACAAAGCGCGATCGCGATCGGACGCAACAGCACCTCCGGCGCGGTCAATGCGATAGCGCTGGGCGCCGACACCAGTGCGACCGGCGTCAATGCCTTGGCGATATCGGCGCTGGCCCAGGCCACCGGGCAGAACGCGCTCGCGATCGGCACCGGGGCCAACGCGACCGCCAACAACGCGATCGCGATGGGCAACGTCACGATCGCCGACGCGGCCGACGCCGTGGCGATCGGCAACGGTTCGCGCGCCACCGGCGGCCGCGCGGTCGCCATCGGCGCCGGCAACTTCGCCAGCGGCAACGGCGCGGTGGCGATCGGCGATCCCAACACCGCCAGCGGCAACGGCGCGGTGGCGCAGGGCCTGGACAACACCGCCACCGGCAACGGCTCGATCGGCATCGGCAACACCAACATGGTCGGCGGCGGCGGCCAGGCGGTCGGCGTGGCCGGCACGGCGGCGCAGGGCGCGGTCGGCATCGGTTTCCAGAACACCGTGGTCGGCCAGGGCAGCGTCGCCATCGGCAGCACCAGCCGCGCGCTGGCGGCGGGCGCGGTCGCTTTCGGCGACACCGCCGTGGCCAACAACGCACGCGACGTGGCGCTGGGTTCGGGTTCGACGACGGCGGCCGCGGTTGCGACGCCCGGCATCGTCATCGGCGGCACGACCTACAACTTCGCCGGCATCGCGCCGACCAGCACGGTCAGCGTGGGCGCGCTCGGCAACGAGCGCACCATCACCAACGTGGCGGCGGGCCGGATTTCCGATACCTCCACCGATGCGATCAACGGTTCGCAGCTGTACGCGACCAACCGGGCGATCGATGCCATCGCGGCCAGCACGCCGCTGCACTACTACAGCGTCAACGACGGCGGCACGCACGGCGCGAACTACCTCAACGACGGCGCGACCGGCGCCAATTCGATGGCCGCCGGCATCGCCGCCACGGCCTCGGGCGATCAGGCCGTGGCGCAGGGCTATCAGGCCAACGCATCGGGCGGCGATGCGGTCGCGCTCGGCACCGGCACCGCGGCCTCGGCGGTCAGCAGCGTCGCGATCGGCGTCAACGCTTCGGCATCGGGAGTCAGCGGGTCCACGGCCGTCGGCGCCTTCGCCAATGCCAGCGCCACCAACAGCCTGGCGCTCGGCGAGTTCGCCAGCGCATCCGGCGAGGGAGCGTCGGCGATCGGCCCCGGCGCGAGCGCCACCGCGGCGCGCGCGACCGCGATCGGCGCGTCCACGCGGGCGCTGGCGGCCTCGACCGTGGCGCTGGGCGACACCAACACGGTGACGGCGGCGGCCGGTCCGGGTTCGGTCGCGATCGGTCGCAACTCGCAGGTGCTCGGCGGTACCGGCGCGGTGGCGATCGGCGAGAGCCAGAGCGTCAACGGCGATGGCGCCGTGGCGATCGGCGATCCGAACACCGTCAGCGGCACCGGCGCGGTGGGCGTGGGCGCGAACAACACCGCCACCGGCAACGGCGCGGTGGCGCTCGGCAACACTAACCTCGCCAATGGCCTCGGCGCGGTGGCGCTGGGCAACACCGCCAACGCCACCGGCGCCAGCGCGCTTGCCTTCGGCACCTCCGCGGCCGCCGGCGCGGACAACGCCATCGCGCTCGGCGCCAACAGCGCCGCGGCGCAGGCGGGCGCTGTCGCGCTGGGTTCGGGTTCGGTAACGGCGGCGGCGGTGGCGACGCCAGGCACGACGATCAACGGCACGACCTACAACTTCGCCGGCGTCGCGCCGACCAGCACGGTCAGCGTCGGCGCTGTCGGCGCGGAGCGCACGATCACCAACGTCGCCGCCGGCCGGATCTCCGATGCCTCGACCGATGCAATCAACGGTTCGCAGTTGTACGCGACCAACCAGGCGATCGAACAGGTCGCGACCACGGCCAACGCGGGCTGGAACGTCAGCGCGCAGGGCGGCAACGCCAGCAACGTGGCGCCGGGCGAAGCGGTCGATCTCAACAACACCGACGGCAATATCGTGGTCAGCAAGACCGCGGCCAGCGATAACGTCAGCTTCGACCTGGCCGACGACATCACCGTCAACAGCGTCACTGCCGGCAACACGGTGTTGAACAACAACGGGTTGACCATCACCGGCGGGCCGAGCGTCACCACCTCCGGCATCAATGCCGGCGGCCTGGTCATCAGCAACGTCGCGCCGGGCGTGGCCGGCACTGACGCGGTCAACGTCAGCCAGCTGACCGACGCCACCGACGCGGTGCGCACGCATTACTACAGCGTCAACGACAACGGCGTCGCCGGCGGCAACTACAACAACGACGGCGCGAGCGGGGTCAACGCGTTGGCCGCGGGCGTGGGCGCGACCGCCGCCACCGACGGCGCGACCGCGGTAGGCTTCGGTGCGACCGCCGCGACCCAGGTGGGCGACGTGGCGCTGGGCTCGGGTTCGGTCACCGGCACGGTCGTGGCGACGACCGGCGATACCATCGCCGGGACCGCGTACAACTACGCGGGTATCGCGCCGACCAGCACGGTCAGCGTCGGCGCCGTCGGCGCGGAGCGAACGATCACCAACGTCGCCGCCGGACGGGTGTCGGGCGGCTCGACCGATGCGATCAACGGTTCGCAGTTGTACGCGACCAACCAGGCGGTCGAACAGGTCGCGACCACGGCCAACGCGGGCTGGAATGTCAGCGCGCAGGGCGCCAACGCCAGCAACGTGGCGCCGGGCGAAGCGGTCGATCTCAACAACACCGACGGCAATATCGTGGTCAGCAAGACCGCGGCCAGCGATAACGTCAGCTTCGACCTGGCCGACGACATCACCGTCAACAGCGTCACCGCCGGCAGCACGGTGCTGAACCACAACGGGTTGACCATCACCGGCGGGCCGAGTATCACCACAACGGGCATCAACGCCGGCGGCCTGGTCATCAACAACGTCGCGCCGGGCGTGGCGGGCACCGACGCGGTCAATGTCAGCCAGCTGACCGACGCCACCGACGCGGTGCGCACGCATTACTACAGCGTCAACGACAACGGCGTCGCCGGCGGCAACTACAACAACGACGGCGCGAGCGGCGTCAACGCGTTGGCCGCGGGCGTGGGCGCCAGCGCGACGGTCGCCGGCGGCACCGCCGTGGGCAACGGCGCGGTCGCCGGCGCGCAGGCCGGCGATGTGGCGCTAGGCTCGGGTTCGGTCACCGGTACCGTCGTGGCGACGAGCAGCGACACCATCGACGCGGTGACCTACAACTACGCCGGAACCACGCCGACCAGCACGGTCAGCGTCGGTGCGATCGGCGCCGAACGCACCATCACCAATGTCGCCGCGGGGCGCGTGTCAGGCGGTTCCACCGATGCGATCAACGGTTCCCAGTTGTTCTCCACCAATCAGGCGGTGAGCGCGCTGGGCGTCAACCTGGATCAGTTGGGCAACAGCACCGCCGCTTCGCTGGGCGGTACTTCGGTCTACGATCCGACCACGCACACGCTGACCGCGGGGCTGGCGGTGGGCGGCAACAGCTACACCAACGTCCAGGACGCGCTGACCCAGGTCAACAACAACGCCACCGCCGGCTGGAACATCACCGCCGGTGCCAACAGCGGCAATATCGCGCCCAACGAAACCTTGACCGTCGCCGCCGGCAGCAACGCCACGGTCGCCTACGACGACGCCTCCGGCACCTTGACGGTCGGCGTGGTCCCCGACCCGAGTTTCAACAGCGTGGTGGTCGGCAATACCACGATCACCACCAACGGCCTGACCATCGCCGGCGGCCCCAGCATCACCAATGTCGGCATCAATGCCGGCGGCACCACCATCACCAACGTGGCCGCCGGCGTCAACGGCAGCGACGCGGTGAACCTGGATCAGTTGAATCAGGCGGTTTCCTCCGGTACCGCGCATTACTACAGCGTCAACGACGGCGGCGTGCAGGGCGGCAACTACGCCAACAACGGCGCCACCGCGACCGGCGCGATCGCTTCGGGCGTGAACGCCAGCGCCACCGCCGCCGACGCGGTGGCGATCGGCACCGGCGCCACCGCGGGCGACGCCAACAGCGTCGCGTTGGGCGCGGGTTCCACCACCGGCGCGGCGGTGGGCACCGCCAGCGCCACCATCGCCGGCACCACGTACAACTTCGCCGGCGCCGCGCCGGTGGGAACGGTGAGCGTGGGCGGCGTGGGCGCCGAACGCACCATCACCAATGTCGCCGCGGGACGCTTGTCGGACACCTCGACCGATGCGGTCAACGGCTCGCAGCTGCACGCGACCAACCAGGCGGTCAACGCGCTGGACGGACGCGTGACCAACGTCGAGGGCGATATCGCCAACCTCAGCGGCACCGTCAACAGCTTCGATGGCCGCATCACCCAGGTCGAAGGCAACGTCGCCAACCTCACCACCACCGTCAACAGCTTCGACGGCCGCATCAGCAGCGTGCAGAACGGTTCCGACGGCATGTTCCAGGTCAGCCAGGAAGGCAACCTCGTCAAGCCGCAACCGACCGGCACCAACTCGTCGGCGGGCGGCAACGGCGCGACGGCCAGCGGCAACAACGCCCTGGCGGTGGGCAACCAGAGCACCGCCAGCGGCAACGCCAGCACCGCGCTGGGTACCGGTGCGACCGCGAGCCACGCCAACAGCGTCGCGCTGGGTTCCGGATCGGCGACCACGGTGGGCGCGCAGAGCAATTACAACGCCGCTTACGTCGGCAATAGCACCTCCACCGGCGAGGTCAACGTCGGCGGCCGCACATTGACCGGCGTGTCGCCCGGCATCGCCGGCACCGATGCGGTCAACGTGAGCCAGCTCAACGCCGGGGTGAACCACGCCATCGACCAATCCAAGGCGTATACCGACGCGCGTTTCGAGAAGTTCGACAACGATGTGTGGACCTTGCGCCGCGACTTCCGTGCCGGCACGTCCTCGGCGATGGCCATGGCGGGTCTGCCGCAGGCCTATCTGCCGGGCAAGAGCATGCTCGCGCTGGCGGCCGGCGGCTATCAGGGCGAATACGGCATGGCCGTGGGCCTGTCGGGCATCACCGAGAACGGCCGCTGGGTCTACAAGGCCCAGGCGAGCGGAAACACCGCGCGCGACTGGGGCTTCTCGGTCGGCGCCGGTATCCAGTGGTGA
- a CDS encoding sensor histidine kinase: protein MKRVPTRAARDRRNAVTLQAILAVIAAATLVMAIASCSAMTDTTGVADNGLMLIVSAYAWLCFCLLRNGLFRLSTSLTVIGGLVLMGMSYHAYGLRAQSGLQITQLLPLLCSGLFLGRAAAWWTALANAATLAIGAHTDLQLATDSLQASDALTNLLLAGMNFLVLATILDRLILSSQRAINRSEELNELCLELQHQVEEKERAYERLLQTQKMETIGRLSTGIAHDFNAILSVILGHATSVDRRGGSIDAVLPGIRQAARRGATLTRRLLSFSRTHVREISTFDLAQAVDEVRPLILPMFPRGIEVSLDTSIPGPLISADRDELVLALLNIASNACDAMPRGGRFALTVEADAEHALLRLEDTGTGMAPEVLSRLFEPFFTTKPKDKGTGIGMATVHRFVTDHGGDIHADSAPGQGTRIRIRLPLALPGREHGYADGVGAEIPRTRADAGDHENAPCGPAEPAIIACRVAGS, encoded by the coding sequence ATGAAACGCGTGCCCACCCGCGCGGCGCGCGACCGACGCAACGCAGTGACGCTGCAAGCGATACTCGCGGTCATCGCCGCCGCCACGCTGGTCATGGCGATCGCATCGTGCAGCGCCATGACCGATACGACCGGCGTCGCCGACAACGGCTTGATGCTGATCGTCAGCGCCTACGCGTGGCTGTGTTTCTGCCTGCTGCGCAATGGATTGTTCCGGCTCTCGACCAGCCTCACCGTCATCGGCGGCCTGGTCCTGATGGGCATGAGCTATCACGCCTACGGATTGCGCGCGCAGTCCGGGCTGCAGATCACCCAGTTGCTGCCGCTGCTGTGTTCGGGATTGTTCCTGGGCCGGGCCGCCGCCTGGTGGACCGCCCTGGCCAACGCGGCGACGCTGGCGATAGGCGCGCATACCGACCTGCAACTGGCGACCGATTCCCTGCAGGCCTCCGACGCCCTGACCAATCTGCTGCTGGCCGGCATGAATTTTCTGGTGCTGGCGACGATCCTCGATCGGCTGATCCTGTCCTCGCAACGCGCGATCAATCGCAGCGAAGAACTCAACGAACTGTGCCTGGAACTCCAGCACCAGGTCGAAGAGAAGGAACGCGCCTACGAACGCCTGCTGCAAACCCAGAAGATGGAAACCATCGGTCGGCTCTCGACCGGCATCGCCCACGACTTCAACGCCATCCTCAGCGTGATCCTGGGCCATGCGACCTCCGTGGACAGGCGCGGCGGTTCCATCGACGCGGTGCTTCCGGGGATTCGGCAGGCGGCGCGGCGCGGCGCCACGCTCACCCGGCGCCTGCTCAGCTTCAGCCGGACGCATGTCCGGGAGATATCCACCTTCGATCTCGCCCAGGCCGTCGACGAAGTGCGGCCGTTGATCCTGCCGATGTTCCCCCGCGGCATCGAGGTATCGCTGGACACCTCCATCCCCGGCCCGCTGATCAGCGCGGACCGCGACGAACTGGTGCTGGCGCTGTTGAACATCGCCAGCAACGCCTGCGATGCCATGCCGCGCGGCGGCCGCTTCGCGCTGACCGTCGAAGCCGACGCGGAGCATGCGTTGCTGCGACTGGAAGACACCGGGACCGGCATGGCGCCCGAGGTGCTCTCGCGCCTGTTCGAGCCGTTCTTCACCACCAAGCCGAAAGACAAGGGAACCGGCATCGGCATGGCGACCGTGCATCGCTTCGTGACCGACCACGGCGGCGACATCCATGCCGACAGCGCCCCCGGCCAGGGCACGCGCATCCGCATCCGATTGCCGCTGGCGTTGCCGGGACGCGAACACGGATACGCGGACGGCGTCGGCGCGGAGATTCCGCGCACCCGTGCGGACGCTGGCGATCATGAAAACGCACCGTGCGGCCCCGCTGAACCGGCGATCATCGCTTGTCGCGTGGCCGGTTCCTGA
- a CDS encoding ligand-binding sensor domain-containing protein, translating into MRCIEIWLRRALWAAVVFVLADAASASTSASTSAKVQPEHRVGLRAFSGDDGLPQSGVNAVVQARDGYLWIGTFGGLARFDGLTFKVFRSNASPGPPQSQDRAQAGPASDRIVALHEDDRRWLWIGTQDAGLSVYREGAFHHLPVCGGTCQINDILQTPDRTVWIATTVGLLSLDPVHQRETWVDYGSVGHTRLARDGKGALYAGGDDGLFVMADGQLRRIAMPDGNDRVNVLKPDGDDLLVGTAHALYRYDPDPNPDSVDPEHGQWRALGVASPIAAVKDADGRWWVATVSGRLLQEDGAGGWRDIPELFGKGVTSLARDDEGNVWIGSGSKGLLRVRKPLFGLIRAPKAGVNMAGRAVIADGEGGLWFGSACAGLRHWRRDGGMVSQSILQTSDEECVTTLSLDPAGALWVGLAQGRLVRVVGGKPQRIGAWEAGVPINVWQYGDGRLLIASGRSTFVVAIDAEGRIGEQHRIDALQGMSINNVVAAARGGHWFVGDRGVWRLLDERVVERWTPEQGLSSRFARTVYEDPATATLWVGTYGGGLNRIHRGQVRRYDSQNGLFDDTVSCILPDGQGRLWLGGNRGVTLLPTPRADTAQIESVGYTASDGLIPAEVNGGHSSSCHRDAQGRLWFSLVEGFAVIDPAAVTDVQPVPLRPHIEEVAIAGRSQKIAGSSLALQPFARSLEIHYSAINLSRPWETRYRFRLLGFDHDWVEAGQNRSILYTSIPWGEHLFEVQARSQGGRWSPASASLRIVNPQPWYLRPWILILATSLGLLALVGGTQFGASQEGAWVRRNPD; encoded by the coding sequence GTGAGGTGCATCGAGATCTGGCTGCGGCGGGCGCTGTGGGCCGCCGTGGTGTTCGTCCTGGCCGATGCGGCGTCGGCTTCAACCTCGGCGTCGACCTCGGCCAAGGTGCAGCCCGAGCATCGGGTGGGCTTGCGCGCCTTCAGCGGCGACGACGGGCTGCCGCAATCGGGCGTCAATGCCGTGGTCCAGGCCCGCGACGGCTATCTGTGGATCGGCACGTTCGGCGGCCTCGCGCGATTCGACGGGCTGACGTTCAAGGTGTTCAGAAGCAATGCCTCGCCGGGGCCGCCGCAGTCGCAGGACCGAGCGCAGGCCGGGCCTGCGAGCGATCGCATCGTGGCGCTGCACGAGGACGACCGGCGCTGGCTCTGGATCGGCACGCAGGACGCCGGATTGAGCGTCTACCGGGAGGGCGCGTTCCATCACTTGCCGGTCTGCGGAGGGACGTGTCAGATCAACGACATTCTGCAGACGCCGGACCGGACGGTGTGGATCGCCACCACCGTCGGCTTGCTCAGTCTGGATCCGGTGCATCAGCGCGAGACATGGGTCGATTACGGAAGCGTGGGCCATACGCGCCTGGCTCGCGACGGCAAGGGGGCTTTGTATGCCGGCGGCGACGACGGGCTTTTCGTCATGGCCGACGGACAGCTTCGGCGTATCGCGATGCCCGACGGCAACGACCGAGTGAATGTGCTCAAGCCCGACGGCGACGATTTGCTCGTCGGCACCGCGCACGCGCTCTATCGCTACGATCCCGATCCCAACCCGGACAGCGTCGATCCCGAACACGGGCAATGGCGAGCGCTGGGCGTGGCGAGCCCCATCGCGGCGGTGAAGGACGCGGACGGCCGATGGTGGGTCGCGACCGTCTCGGGACGGTTGCTCCAGGAAGACGGCGCCGGCGGCTGGCGCGACATTCCCGAGTTGTTCGGCAAGGGCGTCACCAGCCTGGCGCGGGACGACGAAGGCAATGTCTGGATCGGCAGCGGCAGCAAGGGGTTGCTGCGCGTGCGCAAGCCGCTGTTCGGTTTGATCCGCGCGCCCAAGGCGGGCGTGAACATGGCCGGCCGCGCGGTGATCGCCGATGGCGAAGGCGGGCTGTGGTTCGGATCGGCCTGCGCGGGACTGCGGCATTGGCGGCGCGACGGCGGCATGGTGTCGCAATCGATTCTGCAAACCTCCGACGAGGAATGTGTCACCACCTTGTCGCTGGACCCCGCAGGCGCGTTGTGGGTGGGGCTGGCGCAGGGGCGCCTGGTCCGTGTCGTCGGCGGCAAGCCGCAGCGCATTGGCGCCTGGGAAGCCGGGGTACCGATCAATGTCTGGCAGTACGGCGACGGCCGTCTTCTCATCGCATCGGGGCGCTCCACGTTCGTGGTCGCGATCGACGCGGAAGGACGCATCGGCGAGCAGCACCGCATCGATGCCTTGCAGGGCATGAGCATCAACAACGTCGTCGCGGCCGCGCGCGGCGGCCATTGGTTCGTCGGCGATCGCGGTGTGTGGCGCTTGCTCGACGAACGCGTCGTCGAACGATGGACGCCCGAGCAGGGACTGTCCTCGCGATTCGCGCGGACCGTGTACGAAGACCCGGCCACCGCGACGCTGTGGGTGGGGACCTATGGCGGCGGGCTCAATCGCATCCATCGCGGCCAGGTGCGCCGCTACGACAGCCAGAACGGGCTGTTCGACGATACCGTGTCGTGCATCCTGCCCGACGGACAGGGACGTTTGTGGCTGGGAGGCAATCGCGGCGTGACCTTGTTGCCGACGCCGCGGGCGGACACGGCCCAGATCGAGTCCGTCGGTTACACGGCGAGCGATGGATTGATTCCGGCCGAAGTCAACGGAGGCCATTCGAGCTCCTGCCATCGCGATGCGCAGGGCCGGCTGTGGTTTTCCTTGGTGGAGGGATTCGCGGTCATCGATCCGGCGGCTGTGACCGATGTGCAGCCGGTGCCGCTCAGGCCGCATATCGAAGAGGTGGCGATCGCCGGACGCAGCCAGAAGATCGCCGGATCGTCCCTGGCCTTGCAGCCTTTCGCGCGCAGTCTGGAAATCCACTACAGCGCGATCAACCTCAGCCGGCCCTGGGAAACCCGCTACCGTTTCCGTCTTCTGGGTTTCGACCACGATTGGGTGGAGGCGGGGCAGAACCGCAGCATCCTGTATACGTCGATCCCGTGGGGCGAGCATCTGTTCGAAGTGCAGGCGCGCAGCCAAGGAGGGCGATGGTCGCCGGCCTCGGCCAGCCTGCGGATTGTCAATCCGCAGCCCTGGTATCTGCGACCGTGGATCCTGATCCTGGCGACATCGCTGGGTCTGCTGGCGCTGGTCGGCGGCACCCAGTTCGGCGCAAGCCAGGAAGGAGCGTGGGTGCGAAGGAACCCCGATTGA
- a CDS encoding response regulator transcription factor, translating to MDAARRLPTLAVVEDDRTFREDVLLPVLTHSGFSVVGMTGALELYRSMTLRSYDLVLLDIGLPDEDGFSIAAHLRRLSARVGIVMLTGYDSGPDRMRGLRAGADAYLPKPVDMEEVVTTLHNLARWVVPDANPVQTRSQWRLDERGWCILAPSGVEIEMNLAERQVMAMLAAAAGVPVQRETLIARLVKNAYDFDPHRLEMLVHRLRKKCQRLAEEELPLRAVRGIGYVLNW from the coding sequence ATGGACGCCGCGCGCCGGCTGCCCACGCTTGCGGTGGTGGAAGACGACCGGACGTTCCGCGAAGACGTGCTCTTGCCGGTGTTGACCCATTCGGGATTCTCGGTCGTCGGGATGACCGGGGCGCTGGAGCTGTACCGATCGATGACGCTTCGCTCCTACGATCTCGTGCTGCTCGACATCGGCCTGCCCGACGAAGACGGCTTCAGCATCGCCGCGCACCTGCGCCGGTTGTCGGCGCGCGTCGGGATCGTCATGTTGACCGGATACGATTCCGGCCCGGACCGGATGCGCGGCCTGCGCGCGGGCGCGGACGCCTATCTGCCCAAGCCGGTGGATATGGAAGAGGTGGTGACGACCTTGCACAATCTGGCGCGATGGGTCGTGCCGGATGCGAATCCGGTGCAAACGCGCAGTCAGTGGCGGCTGGATGAGCGAGGCTGGTGCATCCTGGCCCCGAGCGGTGTCGAGATCGAGATGAACCTCGCCGAGCGTCAGGTCATGGCGATGCTGGCCGCGGCGGCCGGCGTTCCGGTGCAGCGCGAGACCTTGATCGCGCGCCTGGTCAAGAACGCCTACGACTTCGATCCGCATCGGCTGGAGATGCTGGTCCACCGTCTGCGCAAGAAGTGTCAGCGACTGGCGGAAGAGGAACTTCCCCTGCGCGCGGTGCGCGGCATCGGTTATGTACTCAACTGGTAG